A portion of the Aquila chrysaetos chrysaetos chromosome 4, bAquChr1.4, whole genome shotgun sequence genome contains these proteins:
- the GEM gene encoding GTP-binding protein GEM, whose translation MTLNNVTMRRTHNNSLQQQQQRWSIPADGRNLLIQKDSNEYHPQKRYTISPDEYYRKSWSSESSDSVISSESGSNCYRVVLIGEHGVGKSSLANIFAGVHDSIDSDCEVLGEDTYERTLMVDGESATIILLDMWDNKREGEWIRDHCMQVGDAYLIVYSITDRASFEKASELRIQLRRARQKEDIPIILVGNKSDLVRCREVSVAEGRACAVVFDCKFIETSAAVQHNVKELFEGIVRQVRLRRDSKEKNEKRLAYQKRRESIPKKARRFWGKIVAKNNKNMAFKLKSKSCHDLSVL comes from the exons ATGACCCTCAACAACGTTACCATGCGTCGCACCCACAAcaacagcctgcagcagcagcagcagcgatgGAGCATCCCTGCTGATGGAAGGAATCTGCTGATCCAGAAAGACTCCAACGAGTACCACCCGCAGAAGCGATACACCATCAGTCCTGATGAATATTACAGAAAGAGCTGGTCCTCAGAGTCGTCTGACTCTGTCATCTCCTCCGAGTCCGGCAGCAATTGCTACCGGGTGGTGCTGATCGGGGAGCATGGCGTAGGCAAGTCCTCGCTAGCCAACATCTTTGCGGGGGTGCATGACAGCATCGACAGCGACTGTGAGGTGCTGGGAG aagacaCATACGAAAGAACCCTGATGGTGGACGGGGAAAGTGCAACCATTATATTGCTCGACATGTGGGATAATAAG CGTGAGGGAGAATGGATTCGAGACCACTGCATGCAAGTGGGAGATGCATACTTGATTGTCTACTCCATCACAGACCGAGCAAGCTTTGAGAAGGCCTCCGAACTCAGAATACAGCTCCGCAGGGCACGCCAGAAAGAAGACATCCCCATTATTTTGGTTGGCAACAAAAGTGACCTTGTCAGGTGCCGCGAAGTTTCAGTGGCAG AGGGACGAGCCTGCGCCGTTGTGTTTGACTGCAAGTTCATCGAGACCTCGGCAGCCGTGCAGCACAACGTGAAAGAGCTGTTTGAAGGCATTGTGCGGCAAGTCCGGCTCCGGAGggacagcaaggaaaagaatgagaagCGGCTGGCGTACCAGAAACGGAGAGAGAGCATCCCAAAGAAAGCCAGGCGGTTTTGGGGCAAAATAGTTGCCAAGAACAACAAGAACATGGCCTTCAAACTCAAGTCCAAGTCTTGCCATGACCTATCGGTACTTTAA